The genomic window TGGCGAGATGTCGCCGGCGCAGGTTCGTCTTCGTCGGGATGTACTGGCTGCCCGGGAAGCGGGTGCTGTTGATGGCGGAGAAGGCGATGGACTGGAGCTCGCGCTGCGCGACGAACACCTCCTTCCCTTCCCTGTAGCTGCTGCCGAACGCCGTGTGCGAGATCACGTCGGCGGTCAGCTCCTGGAACTGCCCCCCGACCTCCACCTgcacccgccgctcgccgtcggccgcggcACGCGCCTCCCACTCCCGGATCACCTCCCGCGCGCAATCCGCCATCGTCTTGGCCATCATCTTGAGCTTGTCCATGGCGAACGCCGGGTgcacgacgcggcggtggcgcgcccagtcgtcgccgccgatgaAGATGAGGCCGTTGCCGATCAGCGCCAGGATGCTCGGCCCGGGCTCCGGCTTGCCGTACAGCCCCGTCCGGTCGGACAGGATCTGCTTCACCATGGCGTAGTCGCCGACGCAGAGCGCGGGCGTGGCGCCGCTCCACGAGACGAACACCTTGCCGTAGCGCGACATCCACGCGCGGTAGTGCGGCATCACGCGCGGGACGATGTCGTGGCAGCGCCGGTCGAGCACGTCGCCGCGCGTCGCGGCGCGCATCGCGttcgcctcgccgtcgctgccgacgAAGAGCCGGTACGCCGGCCCGCGGATCCGCTGCCGACCGAACGCCCTCGCCACGGCGTACGGCCTCCACACCAGCTGCACCAGCGCCGTCCACAGCCACGTCAAGACCACCAGaaccaccgcggcggcgacggcgacgcccggCGCCGTCGATGACTCAACGGTCGCCATGCTTGGAGCGAGCTAGCTTGTGTTGCGTGATTATGGGAAGTCTATATAATACTCTCTTTCACattataagaagttttagacaTATTCATCTCTTGTCTATAGTcactaacatccatatgaatttAGCTGAAACATATTCATGCATAAATCTATTCAAAAACTTGTATAAtgtgaaacaaagaaaataataattatcagtcaccaacaatatttttaaataatcaaaTTATTTAACATTATCATTATACTTTGCAAGTAtctttgaaatatattttctgAAATTGATTAAGAAATGACCGCCAAAATTTACTCGTCATTGATAAAAACCGATAAATATTTGTCAATGGTAACACTACAGAGGAGCTTTAGGATACAAATTATTGCTGGGGATGCTCTCTAATATCAATCTCTTGTCACATTGTGTTTGGGGTTTCGTGTATGAGGCCTTACGACAAACGGTGACGCCGAGGCAGCGGATGTGGAGATGTGTATCCTACTGCCTACTGGCGGCCTGTAAGCACAACCACACAAGGCAACATGTTTGTCAAACAAAAATGGTTGGGAAATCACTCTCAGGTACAGTAATGTCGATGAAGTG from Oryza glaberrima chromosome 6, OglaRS2, whole genome shotgun sequence includes these protein-coding regions:
- the LOC127775898 gene encoding cytochrome P450 709B2-like — its product is MATVESSTAPGVAVAAAVVLVVLTWLWTALVQLVWRPYAVARAFGRQRIRGPAYRLFVGSDGEANAMRAATRGDVLDRRCHDIVPRVMPHYRAWMSRYGKVFVSWSGATPALCVGDYAMVKQILSDRTGLYGKPEPGPSILALIGNGLIFIGGDDWARHRRVVHPAFAMDKLKMMAKTMADCAREVIREWEARAAADGERRVQVEVGGQFQELTADVISHTAFGSSYREGKEVFVAQRELQSIAFSAINSTRFPGSQYIPTKTNLRRRHLAKKVRGTLMAIIRERQAAAAKEDSGHGNDLLGLMLEANATDACGSGGENSMTMDEIVDECKTFFFAGHDTTSHLLTWAMFLLGTHPEWQQRLREEVLRECGGGDTEALPNGDALNKLKLMTMVLYETLRLYGPVSLMARTATADAELGGVRVPKGTMTMIPMAILHRDADVWGAGAGEFDPLRFHGGVNKAAAHAGALLAFSLGQRSCIGQDFAMMEAKTTLAMILRRFAFEVSPEYVHAPLDYLTLQPQCGLPIILKLLD